In Primulina eburnea isolate SZY01 chromosome 3, ASM2296580v1, whole genome shotgun sequence, one DNA window encodes the following:
- the LOC140828093 gene encoding U11/U12 small nuclear ribonucleoprotein 25 kDa protein isoform X2, producing MEETKADTASTSGSAVNATPEYNSISARKARLQSTLAALLNDPVLEDVPKKPTLSDVDTLINLELGSAKRISVRKLDGTSIAVMNSATVKDLKLAIKKKVNDLEESRMGHRHISWKHVWANFCLLHLNEKLLNDDSALEDYGVRNNSQVQFVPYLVSRASRKHTRSRKHRFFHGLTRKS from the exons ATGGAGGAAACGAAAGCAGACACGGCCAGCACCAGTGGCAGCGCCGTTAATGCAACTCCAGAGTACAATAGCATCAGCGCCAGGAAAGCTAGATTACAATCCACACTTGCGGCACTTCTCAACGATCCCGTACTCGAAGACGTCCCGAAGAAGCCTACTTTATCGGACGTGGACACTCTCATCAACTTGGAACTCGGAAGCGCCAAGCGGATCTCTGTCCGTAAACTGGACGGCACTTCTATAG CGGTTATGAATTCTGCCACTGTGAAGGACTTGAAACTGGCGATTAAGAAAAAAGTGAATGATTTGGAGGAATCAAGAATGGGTCATCGTCACATTTCTTG GAAACATGTGTGGGCAAACTTTTGCCTTTTGCACCTCAATGAAAAGTTACTTAACGACGATtcagcacttgaggattatgGCGTTAGGAACAATTCTCAG GTGCAATTTGTTCCCTACCTCGTGTCGAGGGCTTCTCGAAAGCATACGAGGAGCCGAAAGCATCGTTTCTTTCACGGTTTAACCAGAAAATCATGA
- the LOC140828093 gene encoding U11/U12 small nuclear ribonucleoprotein 25 kDa protein isoform X1: protein MEETKADTASTSGSAVNATPEYNSISARKARLQSTLAALLNDPVLEDVPKKPTLSDVDTLINLELGSAKRISVRKLDGTSIDVAVMNSATVKDLKLAIKKKVNDLEESRMGHRHISWKHVWANFCLLHLNEKLLNDDSALEDYGVRNNSQVQFVPYLVSRASRKHTRSRKHRFFHGLTRKS, encoded by the exons ATGGAGGAAACGAAAGCAGACACGGCCAGCACCAGTGGCAGCGCCGTTAATGCAACTCCAGAGTACAATAGCATCAGCGCCAGGAAAGCTAGATTACAATCCACACTTGCGGCACTTCTCAACGATCCCGTACTCGAAGACGTCCCGAAGAAGCCTACTTTATCGGACGTGGACACTCTCATCAACTTGGAACTCGGAAGCGCCAAGCGGATCTCTGTCCGTAAACTGGACGGCACTTCTATAG ATGTAGCGGTTATGAATTCTGCCACTGTGAAGGACTTGAAACTGGCGATTAAGAAAAAAGTGAATGATTTGGAGGAATCAAGAATGGGTCATCGTCACATTTCTTG GAAACATGTGTGGGCAAACTTTTGCCTTTTGCACCTCAATGAAAAGTTACTTAACGACGATtcagcacttgaggattatgGCGTTAGGAACAATTCTCAG GTGCAATTTGTTCCCTACCTCGTGTCGAGGGCTTCTCGAAAGCATACGAGGAGCCGAAAGCATCGTTTCTTTCACGGTTTAACCAGAAAATCATGA
- the LOC140825730 gene encoding mechanosensitive ion channel protein 8-like, translating to MWRDSSYDFTKDAVMRAAAASQDFDFLTESPVSPKSPLRKISEIPGDNNYGQLTPREVRVSFHENTAEPPPANRVSNAEPAEVIVCSSNNSFRRRSSLLRVQTKSRLLDPPEENNQKSHTQRMVKSQVLGKGTSEFDEDDPFLDEDLPEDYKKMKCSALSVIQLLGLILIVAALVCSLTIKFFRKRTLFELELWKWVLMVLVLISGRLVSGWAIRIVVFFIERNFLLRKRVLYFVYGLRKPVQNCVWLTLVLIAWQSIFDERVERVTDGKILPYVTKIWVCLLVGTLILLLKTLIVKVLASSFHVSTFFDRIQEALFTQYVIETLSGPPLIEIQLVQEDEERAMVEVQKLQSAGATIPADLKANVFPKSGRMIGTPRSTLSTDAKSPRLSKMMSEKDGQNGITVDHLHRLNQKNISAWNMKRLMNIVRKGVISTLDERIQGSTAEDESMVQITSENQAKAAAKKIFANVARPGAKRIYQEDLFRFLREDEAVKALRLFEGGCEQKGISKRDLKNWLVNAFRERKALALSLNDTKTAVDKLHQMMNVVVGVIIIVIWLLILKVATTHFFIFLSSQLLLVVFVFGNSCKTTFEAIIFLFVMHPFDVGDRVEVDGVQMIVEEMNILTTVFLRYDSLKIYYPNSVLSTKPINNYYRSPDMGDAIDFCIHISTPVEKIARMKERIIRYIENKTDHWNPAPSVVMRDIEDMNRLKWSVWLSHRMNHQDMGERWARRALLVEEMIKIFRELDIEYRLLPLDVNVRNMPPLSSTRLPSNWAVSTT from the exons ATGTGGAGGGACTCCAGTTACGATTTCACAAAGGACGCCGTCATGAGAGCCGCCGCCGCCTCCCAGGACTTCGACTTCCTGACGGAATCTCCGGTGTCCCCGAAATCGCCGTTACGTAAAATATCCGAGATCCCTGGCGATAACAACTACGGGCAGCTGACCCCGAGAGAGGTCCGTGTTTCGTTTCACGAGAATACGGCTGAGCCGCCGCCGGCGAACCGCGTGTCAAATGCTGAACCAGCTGAAGTTATAGTTTGCAGCTCCAATAATTCTTTTCGGAGGAGATCTAGTTTGCTTAGAGTACAAACTAAGTCGAGATTGCTGGACCCACCGGAGGAGAATAATCAGAAATCTCATACTCAAAGAATGGTCAAATCCCAAGTTTTAGGGAAAGGGACCAGTGAATTTGACGAAGACGACCCTTTTCTTGACGAAGATTTACCCGAGGATTACAAGAAAATGAAGTGTAGTGCTCTCTCAGTAATCCAATTACTGGGTTTGATTTTGATAGTTGCCGCTTTAGTTTGTAGTTTAACTATTAAATTCTTCAGAAAAAGAACCCTGTTTGAATTAGAGCTCTGGAAATGGGTGTTAATGGTCCTGGTATTGATTTCTGGGAGATTGGTTTCCGGATGGGCAATTCGGATTGTGGTTTTCTTCATCGAGAGGAACTTTCTCTTGCGGAAAAGGGTTCTGTATTTCGTGTACGGATTACGAAAACCAGTGCAGAATTGTGTGTGGTTGACCCTTGTTCTGATAGCTTGGCAGAGCATCTTCGACGAGAGGGTTGAGAGGGTGACAGATGGGAAGATATTGCCTTATGTGACCAAGATTTGGGTTTGCCTTTTGGTGGGAACTCTGATTTTGCTGCTAAAAACTTTGATTGTCAAGGTTTTAGCTTCATCATTTCATGTTAGCACGTTTTTTGATCGGATTCAGGAGGCGTTGTTCACTCAGTATGTGATTGAGACTCTTTCCGGGCCGCCACTGATCGAGATTCAGCTGGTGCAGGAAGACGAGGAGAGGGCGATGGTTGAGGTTCAGAAGCTTCAGAGTGCGGGGGCGACTATTCCTGCTGACCTCAAGGCCAATGTTTTCCCAAAAAGTGGAAGAATGATCGGGACTCCAAGGAGTACCCTTTCCACGGATGCTAAAAGTCCTAGGCTTTCGAAAATGATGTCAGAGAAGGACGGTCAGAATGGTATTACGGTCGATCATTTGCATAGGCTGAATCAGAAGAATATATCGGCTTGGAATATGAAGCGGTTGATGAACATTGTGAGGAAAGGGGTGATCTCGACTCTGGATGAGCGCATACAGGGCTCGACTGCTGAAGATGAATCGATGGTGCAGATCACGAGCGAAAACCAGGCCAAAGCTGCCGCTAAAAAAATATTTGCCAATGTGGCCAGGCCAGGAGCTAA ACGCATTTACCAGGAGGATTTATTCCGCTTTCTTCGAGAGGATGAAGCTGTAAAGGCATTGCGTCTCTTTGAAGGAGGATGCGAACAAAAGGGAATCAGCAAGCGAGATCTGAAAAATTGGTTG GTCAATGCATTTAGGGAAAGGAAGGCTCTTGCTTTATCCCTAAACGACACCAAAACTGCTGTCGACAAACTACATCAAATGATGAACGTCGTTGTTGGGGTTATCATCATCGTAATTTGGCTCCTCATACTCAAAGTCGCGACGACACATTTCTTTATCTTCTTAAGCTCCCAGCTTCTTTTAGTCGTGTTCGTGTTTGGAAATAGTTGCAAGACAACATTTGAGGCAATTATCTTTTTATTTGTGATGCACCCTTTTGATGTGGGTGACCGTGTTGAAGTCGATGGAGTTCAG ATGATAGTCGAAGAGATGAACATATTGACGACTGTTTTTCTAAGATACGATAGCCTCAAGATCTATTACCCAAACAGCGTCTTATCCACAAAACCGATCAACAACTACTACCGCAGCCCGGATATGGGCGAcgcaatcgacttctgtatacATATCTCGACCCCTGTAGAGAAGATCGCGAGAATGAAGGAGAGGATCATAAG GTACATTGAGAACAAAACCGACCATTGGAACCCTGCTCCATCAGTAGTCATGAGAGACATCGAGGACATGAACCGATTGAAGTGGTCGGTGTGGCTTTCTCACAGAATGAATCATCAAGACATGGGGGAGAGATGGGCAAGAAGAGCACTTCTGGTTGAGGAGATGATTAAAATCTTCCGAGAGCTCGATATTGAATACAGGTTGCTGCCCCTCGACGTGAATGTACGCAACATGCCGCCTTTGAGTTCGACTAGGCTTCCATCAAATTGGGCTGTTTCTACTACATGA
- the LOC140825731 gene encoding probable nucleoredoxin 2 isoform X3, with translation MGEELNRNGVDSSNEIPQGGLYSLLCSEDDDFLLSSTADQVRISDIQSKVIGIYFSANWFPPCRKFTTTLVNTYEQLKKRNIDPGFEVVFVSSDEDLESFDEYRSSMPWLSIPFSSTTTKRALNLRFNVESIPCLIILLPNYDDKQDSRIENGIDVIDRYGARAYPFTKERLEELMEKEKEKRENQTLKELLITPERDFLVSHSMPEKVPVASLMGETIGLYFSAQWCSPGVKFTPKLASIYHKIKQESTINGNNDSFEIVFISSDKDESSFDLHFCTMPWLALPFSDPTIKNLIKYFDVQSIPSLVILSPDGKTVTKEGRNLINLYQENAYPFTQVRIRSLEMKNDEEAENFPKLRYHFRHGHELTLVSEGNGGGPFICCDCDEQGFGWAYQCIDCGYEVHPKCVRDVEHDSVIES, from the exons ATGGGGGAAGAGCTGAACCGGAATGGAGTTGATTCGAGTAACGAGATCCCTCAAGGGGGATTGTACTCTCTTTTGTGCTCCGAAGATGACGACTTTCTGCTATCTTCCACTGCGGACCAG GTAAGAATCTCTGATATCCAAAGCAAAGTCATTGGCATATACTTTTCTGCGAACTGGTTTCCACCTTGTCGAAAATTCACCACAACGTTGGTCAATACTTACGAGCAACTCAAGAAGAGAAACATTGATCCAGGTTTCGAAGTAGTCTTTGTTTCATCTGATGAAGACCTTGAGTCCTTCGATGAATACCGATCTTCCATGCCATGGCTTTCGATTCCATTTTCGTCTACGACAACAAAAAGGGCCTTGAATCTGAGGTTCAATGTCGAAAGTATACCATGCTTAATCATTCTACTGCCAAATTACGATGATAAACAAGATTCAAGAATTGAAAATGGGATTGATGTTATTGATCGGTATGGAGCACGTGCGTACCCATTCACCAAAGAGAGATTGGAGGAGCTGATGGAGAAGGAGAAGGAGAAGCGTGAAAACCAGACTCTCAAAGAGTTGCTGATTACCCCTGAAAGAGATTTTCTTGTGAGTCATTCTATGCCTGAAAAG GTGCCTGTTGCTTCTTTGATGGGAGAAACAATTGGACTTTATTTCTCTGCTCAATGGTGCTCCCCAGGGGTGAAATTCACCCCCAAGTTAGCCTCAATATACCATAAGATCAAGCAAGAATCCACCATCAATGGCAACAATGATTCCTTCGAAATAGTCTTCATATCAAGTGACAAGGACGAATCATCCTTCGATTTACATTTCTGCACCATGCCATGGCTTGCACTGCCATTTTCAGATCCAACGATAAAAAATCTCATCAAGTATTTCGACGTACAAAGTATTCCAAGCTTAGTAATACTAAGTCCGGATGGGAAAACCGTGACCAAAGAAGGCCGGAACCTCATCaacctttatcaagaaaatGCCTATCCATTCACCCAGGTGAGAATAAGATCGCTCGAGATGAAAAACGATGAAGAGGCCGAAAATTTTCCGAAATTGAGGTACCATTTCAGGCATGGCCATGAGTTAACTTTGGTGTCGGAGGGCAATGGAGGCGGCCCATTTATATGCTGCGACTGCGATGAGCAAGGGTTCGGATGGGCATACCAATGTATAGACTGTGGGTATGAAGTTCATCCCAAGTGTGTAAGAGATGTGGAGCATGACTCTGTTATCGAAAGTTAA
- the LOC140825731 gene encoding probable nucleoredoxin 2 isoform X1: protein MGEELNRNGVDSSNEIPQGGLYSLLCSEDDDFLLSSTADQVRISDIQSKVIGIYFSANWFPPCRKFTTTLVNTYEQLKKRNIDPGFEVVFVSSDEDLESFDEYRSSMPWLSIPFSSTTTKRALNLRFNVESIPCLIILLPNYDDKQDSRIENGIDVIDRYGARAYPFTKERLEELMEKEKEKRENQTLKELLITPERDFLVSHSMPEKVISGLVWFIGFEPFEVPVASLMGETIGLYFSAQWCSPGVKFTPKLASIYHKIKQESTINGNNDSFEIVFISSDKDESSFDLHFCTMPWLALPFSDPTIKNLIKYFDVQSIPSLVILSPDGKTVTKEGRNLINLYQENAYPFTQVRIRSLEMKNDEEAENFPKLRYHFRHGHELTLVSEGNGGGPFICCDCDEQGFGWAYQCIDCGYEVHPKCVRDVEHDSVIES, encoded by the exons ATGGGGGAAGAGCTGAACCGGAATGGAGTTGATTCGAGTAACGAGATCCCTCAAGGGGGATTGTACTCTCTTTTGTGCTCCGAAGATGACGACTTTCTGCTATCTTCCACTGCGGACCAG GTAAGAATCTCTGATATCCAAAGCAAAGTCATTGGCATATACTTTTCTGCGAACTGGTTTCCACCTTGTCGAAAATTCACCACAACGTTGGTCAATACTTACGAGCAACTCAAGAAGAGAAACATTGATCCAGGTTTCGAAGTAGTCTTTGTTTCATCTGATGAAGACCTTGAGTCCTTCGATGAATACCGATCTTCCATGCCATGGCTTTCGATTCCATTTTCGTCTACGACAACAAAAAGGGCCTTGAATCTGAGGTTCAATGTCGAAAGTATACCATGCTTAATCATTCTACTGCCAAATTACGATGATAAACAAGATTCAAGAATTGAAAATGGGATTGATGTTATTGATCGGTATGGAGCACGTGCGTACCCATTCACCAAAGAGAGATTGGAGGAGCTGATGGAGAAGGAGAAGGAGAAGCGTGAAAACCAGACTCTCAAAGAGTTGCTGATTACCCCTGAAAGAGATTTTCTTGTGAGTCATTCTATGCCTGAAAAGGTAATTAGTGGCCTGGTTTGGTTCATAGGATTTGAGCCTTTCGAG GTGCCTGTTGCTTCTTTGATGGGAGAAACAATTGGACTTTATTTCTCTGCTCAATGGTGCTCCCCAGGGGTGAAATTCACCCCCAAGTTAGCCTCAATATACCATAAGATCAAGCAAGAATCCACCATCAATGGCAACAATGATTCCTTCGAAATAGTCTTCATATCAAGTGACAAGGACGAATCATCCTTCGATTTACATTTCTGCACCATGCCATGGCTTGCACTGCCATTTTCAGATCCAACGATAAAAAATCTCATCAAGTATTTCGACGTACAAAGTATTCCAAGCTTAGTAATACTAAGTCCGGATGGGAAAACCGTGACCAAAGAAGGCCGGAACCTCATCaacctttatcaagaaaatGCCTATCCATTCACCCAGGTGAGAATAAGATCGCTCGAGATGAAAAACGATGAAGAGGCCGAAAATTTTCCGAAATTGAGGTACCATTTCAGGCATGGCCATGAGTTAACTTTGGTGTCGGAGGGCAATGGAGGCGGCCCATTTATATGCTGCGACTGCGATGAGCAAGGGTTCGGATGGGCATACCAATGTATAGACTGTGGGTATGAAGTTCATCCCAAGTGTGTAAGAGATGTGGAGCATGACTCTGTTATCGAAAGTTAA
- the LOC140825731 gene encoding probable nucleoredoxin 2 isoform X2, with protein sequence MGEELNRNGVDSSNEIPQGGLYSLLCSEDDDFLLSSTADQVRISDIQSKVIGIYFSANWFPPCRKFTTTLVNTYEQLKKRNIDPGFEVVFVSSDEDLESFDEYRSSMPWLSIPFSSTTTKRALNLRFNVESIPCLIILLPNYDDKQDSRIENGIDVIDRYGARAYPFTKERLEELMEKEKEKRENQTLKELLITPERDFLLKSVFVFFQVPVASLMGETIGLYFSAQWCSPGVKFTPKLASIYHKIKQESTINGNNDSFEIVFISSDKDESSFDLHFCTMPWLALPFSDPTIKNLIKYFDVQSIPSLVILSPDGKTVTKEGRNLINLYQENAYPFTQVRIRSLEMKNDEEAENFPKLRYHFRHGHELTLVSEGNGGGPFICCDCDEQGFGWAYQCIDCGYEVHPKCVRDVEHDSVIES encoded by the exons ATGGGGGAAGAGCTGAACCGGAATGGAGTTGATTCGAGTAACGAGATCCCTCAAGGGGGATTGTACTCTCTTTTGTGCTCCGAAGATGACGACTTTCTGCTATCTTCCACTGCGGACCAG GTAAGAATCTCTGATATCCAAAGCAAAGTCATTGGCATATACTTTTCTGCGAACTGGTTTCCACCTTGTCGAAAATTCACCACAACGTTGGTCAATACTTACGAGCAACTCAAGAAGAGAAACATTGATCCAGGTTTCGAAGTAGTCTTTGTTTCATCTGATGAAGACCTTGAGTCCTTCGATGAATACCGATCTTCCATGCCATGGCTTTCGATTCCATTTTCGTCTACGACAACAAAAAGGGCCTTGAATCTGAGGTTCAATGTCGAAAGTATACCATGCTTAATCATTCTACTGCCAAATTACGATGATAAACAAGATTCAAGAATTGAAAATGGGATTGATGTTATTGATCGGTATGGAGCACGTGCGTACCCATTCACCAAAGAGAGATTGGAGGAGCTGATGGAGAAGGAGAAGGAGAAGCGTGAAAACCAGACTCTCAAAGAGTTGCTGATTACCCCTGAAAGAGATTTTCTT TTGAAgagtgtttttgttttttttcagGTGCCTGTTGCTTCTTTGATGGGAGAAACAATTGGACTTTATTTCTCTGCTCAATGGTGCTCCCCAGGGGTGAAATTCACCCCCAAGTTAGCCTCAATATACCATAAGATCAAGCAAGAATCCACCATCAATGGCAACAATGATTCCTTCGAAATAGTCTTCATATCAAGTGACAAGGACGAATCATCCTTCGATTTACATTTCTGCACCATGCCATGGCTTGCACTGCCATTTTCAGATCCAACGATAAAAAATCTCATCAAGTATTTCGACGTACAAAGTATTCCAAGCTTAGTAATACTAAGTCCGGATGGGAAAACCGTGACCAAAGAAGGCCGGAACCTCATCaacctttatcaagaaaatGCCTATCCATTCACCCAGGTGAGAATAAGATCGCTCGAGATGAAAAACGATGAAGAGGCCGAAAATTTTCCGAAATTGAGGTACCATTTCAGGCATGGCCATGAGTTAACTTTGGTGTCGGAGGGCAATGGAGGCGGCCCATTTATATGCTGCGACTGCGATGAGCAAGGGTTCGGATGGGCATACCAATGTATAGACTGTGGGTATGAAGTTCATCCCAAGTGTGTAAGAGATGTGGAGCATGACTCTGTTATCGAAAGTTAA
- the LOC140828683 gene encoding E3 ubiquitin-protein ligase ATL23-like produces MTSVILIYVCLLCYDAANTNNASGNPELRSVKRVQKNGLSAAELEKLPKVTGEDLLPGSDCAVCLDEIGSEQPVKLIPGCNHGFHAECIDIWLSKNSACPICRVVIGPDFFDPTENQC; encoded by the coding sequence ATGACATCGGTGATCCTGATTTACGTCTGTCTCCTGTGCTACGATGCGGCGAACACGAACAATGCCAGCGGTAACCCGGAGCTACGGTCGGTAAAGCGAGTCCAGAAAAATGGGCTCTCGGCCGCCGAACTGGAGAAGCTACCGAAGGTCACTGGCGAGGATTTGCTTCCGGGGTCCGATTGTGCGGTTTGTTTGGATGAAATTGGGAGCGAGCAACCAGTTAAACTGATTCCCGGTTGCAACCATGGGTTTCATGCAGAGTGCATTGATATCTGGCTGTCGAAAAACTCGGCTTGCCCGATTTGTCGGGTCGTTATTGGGCCGGACTTTTTCGACCCGACCGAGAATCAGTGTTGA
- the LOC140828094 gene encoding monooxygenase 2-like isoform X1: MRASLQSFFLNFELKYPSHMNAQSNQTKWKIWYIDKINLMDSAKCEDIVVVGAGISGLATALGLHRLGIRSLVLESSENLRITGFALTMWTNAWRALDALGIGDLLRKSSVQIQGYQLASANSNQPTSQRSSEANVKFKFENRCVRRKILLETLAGELPEGTIRFSSKVVLIEESGKFKLVHLADGSVIKTKVLIGCDGVNSIVAKWLGLQNAVSCGRSSIRGFVNYPNPHAYEPKIHVHLEGGVRYGLIPSSDKSVYWACTFDPSIFKHEGDEPTPAEMKQFVVTNVRSAPIQVSDVVGRTELDFINYAPLKFRLPWNILLGNILKNNVCVAGDAFHPMTPDLGQGGCSALEGGVILARCLGEAFLGKTKGHEQTNDDEFVRIEKGLEKYVKERRWRCFSLVSIAYLFGLIQQKEGKVISYLRKKFLSNYFAVTMVKMADFECGKLSVPIP, encoded by the exons ATGCGTGCATCACTTCAAAGTTTTTTCCTAAACTTTGAACTAAAATATCCCTCTCATATGAATGCCCAATCAAATCAAACAAAGTGGAAAATATGGTACATTG ACAAGATTAATCTAATGGACTCGGCGAAGTGTGAAGATATTGTTGTAGTTGGGGCTGGCATTTCGGGTCTGGCCACGGCCTTGGGGCTTCACAG ATTGGGGATACGGAGCCTGGTGTTAGAATCATCGGAGAATTTAAGGATTACTGGGTTTGCGCTGACGATGTGGACAAATGCGTGGAGGGCGCTGGATGCACTTGGGATTGGAGATTTGCTGAGGAAAAGCTCTGTGCAAATTCAAGG ATATCAACTTGCTTCAGCGAATTCCAACCAGCCTACTTCTCAGAGATCCTCCGAGGCAAATGTAAAATT CAAATTTGAAAACCGATGTGTGAGAAGgaaaattttattagaaaccttGGCGGGTGAATTGCCGGAGGGAACCATCCGATTCTCTTCAAAAGTTGTTTTGATCGAAGAATCTGGGAAATTCAAACTCGTGCATCTCGCAGATGGATCGGTGATAAAAACTAAA GTGTTGATTGGGTGTGATGGAGTGAATTCTATAGTAGCAAAATGGCTGGGGCTTCAAAATGCAGTTAGCTGTGGGAGATCATCAATAAGAGGCTTTGTAAACTACCCGAATCCACACGCATACGAACCGAAGATCCACGTGCATTTGGAGGGTGGCGTGCGATATGGCCTTATTCCTAGTAGTGACAAGAGTGTGTATTGGGCATGCACTTTCGATCCTTCCATCTTCAAAC ATGAAGGGGACGAACCAACCCCTGCGGAAATGAAGCAATTTGTGGTGACCAATGTTCGAAGTGCACCAATACAAGTATCTGACGTTGTAGGGAGAACCGAGTTAGACTTCATCAACTATGCTCCTTTGAAATTCAGACTACCTTGGAACATTTTACTAGGAAATATTCTGAAAAACAACGTTTGTGTAGCCGGGGACGCGTTTCATCCTATGACACCGGATTTGGGGCAAGGTGGATGTTCCGCCTTGGAAGGCGGTGTTATTCTTGCTAGGTGTCTTGGTGAGGCTTTCTTAGGAAAAACGAAAGGACACGAGCAAACAAACGATGATGAATTTGTGAGAATTGAAAAGGGGTTGGAGAAGTATGTCAAAGAAAGGAGATGGAGATGTTTTAGCCTTGTCAGTATTGCTTATTTGTTTGGTTTGATTCAACAAAAAGAAGGGAAGGTGATCAGCTATTTGAGGAAGAAGTTCTTGAGTAATTATTTTGCGGTGACTATGGTGAAGATGGCTGATTTTGAATGTGGGAAGTTGAGTGTCCCGATTCCTTGA
- the LOC140828094 gene encoding monooxygenase 2-like isoform X2 yields the protein MPNQIKQSGKYDKINLMDSAKCEDIVVVGAGISGLATALGLHRLGIRSLVLESSENLRITGFALTMWTNAWRALDALGIGDLLRKSSVQIQGYQLASANSNQPTSQRSSEANVKFKFENRCVRRKILLETLAGELPEGTIRFSSKVVLIEESGKFKLVHLADGSVIKTKVLIGCDGVNSIVAKWLGLQNAVSCGRSSIRGFVNYPNPHAYEPKIHVHLEGGVRYGLIPSSDKSVYWACTFDPSIFKHEGDEPTPAEMKQFVVTNVRSAPIQVSDVVGRTELDFINYAPLKFRLPWNILLGNILKNNVCVAGDAFHPMTPDLGQGGCSALEGGVILARCLGEAFLGKTKGHEQTNDDEFVRIEKGLEKYVKERRWRCFSLVSIAYLFGLIQQKEGKVISYLRKKFLSNYFAVTMVKMADFECGKLSVPIP from the exons ATGCCCAATCAAATCAAACAAAGTGGAAAATATG ACAAGATTAATCTAATGGACTCGGCGAAGTGTGAAGATATTGTTGTAGTTGGGGCTGGCATTTCGGGTCTGGCCACGGCCTTGGGGCTTCACAG ATTGGGGATACGGAGCCTGGTGTTAGAATCATCGGAGAATTTAAGGATTACTGGGTTTGCGCTGACGATGTGGACAAATGCGTGGAGGGCGCTGGATGCACTTGGGATTGGAGATTTGCTGAGGAAAAGCTCTGTGCAAATTCAAGG ATATCAACTTGCTTCAGCGAATTCCAACCAGCCTACTTCTCAGAGATCCTCCGAGGCAAATGTAAAATT CAAATTTGAAAACCGATGTGTGAGAAGgaaaattttattagaaaccttGGCGGGTGAATTGCCGGAGGGAACCATCCGATTCTCTTCAAAAGTTGTTTTGATCGAAGAATCTGGGAAATTCAAACTCGTGCATCTCGCAGATGGATCGGTGATAAAAACTAAA GTGTTGATTGGGTGTGATGGAGTGAATTCTATAGTAGCAAAATGGCTGGGGCTTCAAAATGCAGTTAGCTGTGGGAGATCATCAATAAGAGGCTTTGTAAACTACCCGAATCCACACGCATACGAACCGAAGATCCACGTGCATTTGGAGGGTGGCGTGCGATATGGCCTTATTCCTAGTAGTGACAAGAGTGTGTATTGGGCATGCACTTTCGATCCTTCCATCTTCAAAC ATGAAGGGGACGAACCAACCCCTGCGGAAATGAAGCAATTTGTGGTGACCAATGTTCGAAGTGCACCAATACAAGTATCTGACGTTGTAGGGAGAACCGAGTTAGACTTCATCAACTATGCTCCTTTGAAATTCAGACTACCTTGGAACATTTTACTAGGAAATATTCTGAAAAACAACGTTTGTGTAGCCGGGGACGCGTTTCATCCTATGACACCGGATTTGGGGCAAGGTGGATGTTCCGCCTTGGAAGGCGGTGTTATTCTTGCTAGGTGTCTTGGTGAGGCTTTCTTAGGAAAAACGAAAGGACACGAGCAAACAAACGATGATGAATTTGTGAGAATTGAAAAGGGGTTGGAGAAGTATGTCAAAGAAAGGAGATGGAGATGTTTTAGCCTTGTCAGTATTGCTTATTTGTTTGGTTTGATTCAACAAAAAGAAGGGAAGGTGATCAGCTATTTGAGGAAGAAGTTCTTGAGTAATTATTTTGCGGTGACTATGGTGAAGATGGCTGATTTTGAATGTGGGAAGTTGAGTGTCCCGATTCCTTGA